One window from the genome of Streptomyces sp. NBC_00287 encodes:
- a CDS encoding DedA family protein, protein MHVQEWLETVPPLAIYLLVGLVIGLESLGIPLPGEIILVSSALLASQHGDIDPVILGACATAGAIIGDSIGYAIGRKGGRPLLAWLGAKFPRHFSEAHIATAERSFQKWGMWAVFFGRFVALLRIFAGPLAGVLQMPYWKFLTANVLGGILWAGGTTAVIYYVGVVAESWLKRFSWLGLVAAVLIGLTSFLILKRKAKKAQAQAAEPELVSAGE, encoded by the coding sequence TTGCACGTCCAGGAATGGCTCGAAACGGTGCCCCCGCTCGCCATCTATCTGCTGGTGGGCCTGGTCATCGGCCTGGAGAGCCTGGGCATCCCGCTGCCCGGCGAGATCATCCTGGTCTCCTCGGCGCTGCTCGCCTCGCAGCACGGTGACATCGATCCCGTGATCCTCGGCGCCTGCGCCACCGCGGGCGCCATCATCGGCGACTCCATCGGCTACGCCATCGGCCGCAAGGGCGGTCGCCCCCTGCTGGCCTGGCTGGGCGCCAAATTCCCGAGGCACTTCAGCGAGGCCCATATCGCCACCGCCGAGCGCTCCTTCCAGAAGTGGGGCATGTGGGCGGTCTTCTTCGGCCGCTTCGTAGCCCTTCTGCGCATCTTCGCCGGCCCCCTCGCAGGCGTCCTGCAGATGCCGTACTGGAAGTTCCTCACGGCCAACGTCCTGGGCGGCATCCTCTGGGCGGGCGGCACGACGGCGGTCATCTACTACGTGGGCGTGGTGGCCGAGTCCTGGCTGAAGCGCTTCTCGTGGCTGGGCCTGGTGGCAGCGGTCCTGATCGGCCTGACGTCGTTCCTGATCCTGAAGAGGAAGGCGAAGAAGGCGCAGGCTCAGGCAGCAGAGCCGGAGCTCGTGAGCGCGGGGGAGTAG
- a CDS encoding carboxylesterase/lipase family protein, with translation MIRRVVIALVALAAAVAAPAPAQADEQVVRTEAGLVRGEVTAEGRQFLGIPYAEAPVGELRWKEPKKVRPWQGVRGARDFGNKCVQGASWDPGYEQPSHTEDCLDLNVYVPEGSHRRAVLVWFHGGGLTAGAGQDIVPDTFARQTGTVVVTVNYRLGAMGFLATAGLDDEAADGVSGNFGMLDQQAALRWVRANIGRFGGDPGRVTIAGESAGGRSVCAQLASPTAKGLFRAGVIQSGAYEDCAARTHETAVSQGASFAEKLGCTTVACLRGKTSAEILAAQRGFDWGPVTGGAFLPVQPAEAFASGAAAGVPVMNGANLDEGRLFAFGQFDGAGGPLTAEQYPSVMRGAFGDDVLTRYLLTAHPSPTIAFGTALGDMLFACPALRLDGTLAGRGPVYAYEFADRTSPPFASLRDLGTDFDFGATHVNEVQYLFKHFGLKTPLNAEQRTLARQMVQYWGSFVRTGVPRADGQPAMPGGGPERVLSLRTASAGGNAPSTSVHRDHQCDLWDADESP, from the coding sequence ATGATACGGCGTGTTGTGATCGCACTGGTGGCCCTCGCGGCCGCGGTGGCGGCACCTGCCCCGGCGCAGGCAGACGAGCAGGTTGTCCGCACGGAGGCGGGCCTGGTGCGCGGCGAAGTGACTGCCGAGGGGCGGCAGTTCCTCGGCATCCCGTACGCCGAAGCGCCCGTCGGAGAGCTCCGCTGGAAGGAGCCCAAGAAGGTTCGGCCCTGGCAAGGAGTGCGCGGCGCACGGGACTTCGGCAATAAGTGTGTGCAGGGGGCGAGTTGGGACCCCGGTTACGAGCAGCCCAGCCACACCGAGGACTGCCTCGACCTGAATGTGTATGTGCCCGAGGGCTCCCACCGGCGCGCGGTCCTCGTCTGGTTCCACGGTGGCGGGCTCACCGCGGGGGCCGGTCAGGACATCGTCCCCGACACCTTCGCCCGGCAGACCGGCACGGTCGTCGTGACCGTGAACTACCGCCTCGGAGCGATGGGCTTCCTCGCCACCGCCGGCCTCGACGACGAGGCCGCCGACGGTGTCTCCGGCAACTTCGGCATGCTCGACCAGCAGGCCGCGCTGCGCTGGGTGCGCGCCAACATCGGCCGCTTCGGCGGCGATCCCGGCCGCGTCACCATCGCGGGCGAGTCCGCGGGCGGCCGCTCGGTCTGCGCCCAGCTCGCCTCACCCACCGCGAAGGGCCTGTTCCGGGCGGGCGTCATCCAGAGCGGCGCCTACGAGGACTGCGCGGCCAGGACCCACGAGACCGCGGTCTCGCAGGGAGCCTCCTTCGCCGAGAAGCTCGGCTGTACGACGGTGGCGTGTCTGCGCGGCAAGACGTCCGCCGAGATCCTTGCCGCGCAGCGCGGCTTCGACTGGGGACCGGTGACCGGCGGCGCCTTCCTGCCCGTACAGCCCGCCGAGGCCTTCGCGTCCGGTGCCGCGGCCGGGGTGCCGGTGATGAACGGCGCCAATCTGGACGAGGGGCGGCTGTTCGCCTTCGGCCAGTTCGACGGGGCGGGCGGCCCGCTGACGGCCGAGCAGTACCCGTCGGTGATGCGAGGCGCATTCGGCGACGATGTGCTCACCCGCTACCTCCTCACCGCCCACCCCTCCCCGACGATCGCCTTCGGCACCGCCCTCGGCGACATGCTGTTCGCCTGTCCCGCGCTCCGACTCGACGGCACGCTGGCCGGACGCGGCCCGGTGTACGCGTACGAGTTCGCCGACCGCACCTCACCGCCCTTCGCCTCGCTGCGCGACCTCGGTACGGACTTCGACTTCGGCGCGACGCATGTGAACGAGGTGCAGTACCTCTTCAAGCACTTCGGCCTGAAGACCCCGCTGAACGCCGAGCAGCGGACGCTGGCGCGGCAGATGGTCCAGTACTGGGGCTCCTTCGTCCGCACCGGAGTGCCCCGTGCCGACGGACAGCCCGCCATGCCCGGCGGCGGCCCGGAGCGGGTGCTCTCGCTGCGGACGGCGTCCGCGGGCGGTAACGCCCCGAGCACATCCGTGCACCGAGACCACCAGTGCGACCTGTGGGACGCGGACGAGTCACCGTGA
- a CDS encoding beta-glucosidase family protein yields MTDTVSRRSALRLVGGAVAVAAAATGGLTPPSAYAQGRPRVEGLLAELTLDEKISLLRGATDPTPLGQAGYVAGVKRLGIPPLRLADGPAGVRVTAHATALPAPVLLASAFDPELARRYGRVIGHEGRALGQDVLLSPMVNLIRTPYAGRNFETFSEDPLLASDLVAAEIEGIQGEGLVATVKHYALNNQEKDRNTIDVRADEQTMHEVELRGFEAAVGAGTGAVMGAYNKVNGTYSCENKTLLTDILRERWGFEGLVMTDWFAAHSTQKALTAGLDLEMPDGTHFGAALKRAVRDGSVSERYVDRAVRRILSVMDRFGLLDGSAPPRPERDTRAGAAVALEVAKAGATLLRNKRGTLPLTSGSIAVIGQPGSLPFVSGGGSAHVVPDRADSPLDALRARGGDVTYALGEDIFGKAVPASALSPGFDSEGLRVEAGRTWTYDGTLTVDEADEWTFVIHYSGAPTIRPKVVLDGAELFPLVPGWGEYFMGGYVTTAADGMSVRRKTLTLTKGAHKLEITAQGGDTGQEFRLRRITSATRAGVVAEAVRAARAARQVVLFAYEDATEGQDRTTIDLPGHQAALIEAVTAVNLRTTVVLNTSSATSMPWLERTGAVLQMYYPGQEGAAATAAVLFGECDPGGRLTQTFPVDDDHHPVAGDPRRYPGVDGTEVYSEGIHAGYRWYDAEDERPLFPFGHGLSYTFFDYGEVSAHWHRHGLDVRFTVRNAGRRAGIAVPQVYVGPSPELELDQAAQVLGGYRRLSLKAGERRRVTVRVAARTLSSWDPDRHDWMLGTGRRSVWVGASAGDLRLRTSVEVAR; encoded by the coding sequence ATGACCGACACTGTTTCCCGGCGATCCGCCCTGCGTCTGGTGGGCGGCGCCGTCGCCGTCGCCGCCGCGGCGACCGGCGGACTGACCCCACCGAGTGCCTACGCCCAGGGAAGACCGCGCGTCGAAGGGCTCCTGGCCGAGCTCACCCTCGACGAGAAGATCTCCCTCCTGCGCGGTGCCACCGACCCCACCCCGCTCGGCCAGGCGGGCTATGTCGCAGGAGTGAAGCGCCTCGGCATCCCGCCGCTGCGGCTGGCCGACGGCCCGGCCGGCGTCCGCGTCACCGCACATGCCACCGCCCTGCCCGCCCCCGTCCTGCTGGCCTCCGCCTTCGACCCCGAACTGGCGCGCCGCTACGGCCGGGTCATCGGACACGAGGGCCGCGCCCTCGGCCAGGACGTCCTGCTCTCCCCGATGGTCAACCTCATCCGCACCCCGTACGCCGGGCGCAACTTCGAGACCTTCAGCGAGGATCCACTGCTCGCCTCCGACCTGGTGGCAGCCGAGATCGAGGGCATCCAGGGCGAGGGGCTCGTCGCCACCGTCAAGCACTACGCCCTCAACAATCAGGAGAAGGACCGCAACACCATCGACGTGCGTGCCGACGAGCAGACCATGCACGAGGTCGAACTGCGCGGCTTCGAGGCCGCCGTCGGAGCCGGCACGGGCGCGGTGATGGGCGCCTACAACAAGGTCAACGGCACCTACTCCTGCGAGAACAAGACCCTGCTCACCGACATCCTGCGCGAACGGTGGGGCTTCGAGGGCCTGGTGATGACCGACTGGTTCGCCGCCCACAGCACCCAGAAGGCCCTCACCGCGGGCCTGGACCTGGAGATGCCGGACGGCACCCACTTCGGTGCCGCCCTGAAGCGGGCCGTGCGTGACGGCAGCGTCTCCGAGCGGTACGTCGACCGGGCCGTACGCCGGATCCTGTCCGTGATGGACCGCTTCGGCCTCCTCGATGGCAGCGCACCGCCACGGCCCGAACGCGACACCCGGGCGGGAGCGGCCGTAGCCCTCGAAGTCGCCAAGGCGGGCGCCACCCTGCTGCGCAACAAACGCGGCACGCTCCCGCTGACCAGCGGCAGCATCGCCGTGATCGGCCAGCCCGGATCCCTGCCCTTCGTCAGCGGCGGCGGCAGCGCCCATGTCGTGCCCGACCGTGCCGACAGCCCCCTCGACGCCCTCCGCGCACGCGGCGGCGACGTGACCTACGCCCTCGGCGAGGACATCTTCGGCAAGGCCGTCCCCGCCTCGGCGCTCAGCCCCGGCTTCGACAGCGAGGGCCTGCGGGTCGAGGCCGGGCGGACCTGGACTTACGACGGCACGCTCACCGTCGACGAGGCCGACGAGTGGACGTTCGTCATCCACTACTCCGGTGCGCCGACGATCCGGCCCAAGGTGGTCCTCGACGGTGCGGAGCTCTTCCCGCTCGTGCCCGGCTGGGGCGAGTACTTCATGGGCGGGTACGTCACCACCGCCGCCGACGGGATGTCCGTACGCCGGAAGACGCTCACGTTGACCAAGGGCGCGCACAAACTGGAGATCACCGCGCAGGGCGGGGACACGGGGCAGGAGTTCCGGCTGCGCCGCATCACCAGCGCGACCCGGGCGGGGGTCGTGGCCGAGGCCGTACGGGCCGCGCGCGCCGCCCGCCAGGTCGTCCTGTTCGCCTACGAGGACGCCACCGAAGGCCAGGACCGCACCACGATCGATCTCCCCGGCCACCAGGCGGCGCTCATCGAGGCCGTGACGGCGGTGAACCTGCGCACGACCGTCGTCCTCAACACCTCGTCAGCGACCTCGATGCCCTGGCTGGAGCGCACCGGCGCCGTGCTCCAGATGTACTACCCGGGCCAGGAGGGCGCGGCCGCCACCGCAGCCGTCCTGTTCGGTGAGTGCGACCCCGGCGGCCGGCTCACCCAGACCTTCCCGGTGGACGACGACCACCATCCCGTCGCCGGAGACCCGCGCCGCTACCCGGGCGTCGACGGCACCGAGGTCTACTCGGAGGGCATCCACGCCGGATACCGCTGGTACGACGCCGAGGACGAGCGCCCGCTGTTCCCGTTCGGGCATGGGCTGTCGTACACCTTCTTCGACTACGGCGAGGTGTCCGCGCATTGGCACCGGCACGGCCTCGACGTGCGGTTCACGGTCCGCAACGCCGGGCGGCGCGCCGGGATCGCGGTGCCGCAGGTGTACGTCGGTCCTTCGCCCGAGCTGGAACTGGACCAGGCGGCACAGGTGTTGGGCGGTTACCGGCGACTTTCCCTGAAGGCGGGGGAGCGGCGGAGGGTGACTGTGCGGGTGGCGGCGCGGACCTTGTCGTCCTGGGATCCGGACCGCCATGACTGGATGCTGGGCACCGGGCGCCGGAGTGTGTGGGTAGGGGCGTCCGCAGGCGATCTGCGGCTGCGTACGAGTGTGGAGGTGGCCCGATGA
- a CDS encoding RICIN domain-containing protein: MLAKPSGGALRPQLLMAVRDTVKEWAADQRISAVLPELRKPTGARGLRAARSVTPERRRLAERAFRALPGASQCLLWHTEVEAETITVPAGLLGVDTVTAAAALEQAREQFRTACVRAHHELAPSRECRFYNRLLDVPIRRGGSLLPDVQRHLTECRYCRHAAEQLSHFEGGLEELLAETVLGWGARRYLDSRPGRADEHAATPARARGGRHRPLPARQSTALRGRTKVVVGVGLTSLALLATVLVSRSWSDDNGVPDPHATWGAPSAVTKPSAPASAASASRSVELGHGRLRNLGTGLCLDLRGGVPRPGAATVLAGCSTAGSQQWSYQNDGLLRSADDPMLCLDSPADEGAVVLADCLVHAGEVRYDLTVHGELLLRSGKERVVAPGHGKEVTVEERDGSAEQQWQFDAGKAEEAEPKKRQAEEQEPYETRVAQVDSRTQPEPNPVEQAASLPADALDRVSTVTELLS, from the coding sequence GTGCTCGCCAAGCCGTCCGGCGGAGCTTTGCGCCCCCAACTCCTCATGGCCGTACGGGACACGGTCAAGGAGTGGGCTGCCGACCAAAGAATTTCCGCCGTACTGCCGGAACTCCGCAAACCGACCGGCGCTCGTGGACTGCGCGCGGCGAGGTCCGTGACACCCGAAAGGCGACGGCTCGCCGAACGCGCATTCCGCGCCCTTCCGGGCGCCTCGCAATGCCTGTTGTGGCACACCGAGGTCGAGGCGGAAACGATAACCGTACCGGCCGGTCTGCTGGGTGTCGACACCGTTACGGCGGCAGCCGCCCTGGAGCAGGCGCGCGAACAATTCCGTACGGCTTGTGTACGCGCCCACCACGAACTCGCGCCCAGCCGGGAATGCCGCTTCTACAACCGCCTGCTCGACGTCCCGATCCGTCGGGGCGGATCACTGCTGCCCGACGTCCAGCGGCACTTGACGGAGTGCCGCTACTGCCGGCACGCCGCCGAACAGCTCAGCCACTTCGAGGGTGGCCTGGAGGAGCTGCTCGCCGAGACGGTGCTCGGCTGGGGAGCCCGGCGCTATCTGGACTCGCGCCCCGGCCGCGCCGATGAGCATGCCGCCACGCCCGCACGCGCGCGTGGCGGACGTCATCGCCCCCTCCCCGCCCGGCAGTCGACGGCGCTCCGTGGCCGCACCAAGGTCGTCGTCGGTGTCGGCCTGACCTCCCTCGCCCTGCTCGCGACCGTGCTGGTGAGCAGGAGCTGGTCCGATGACAACGGTGTCCCCGACCCGCACGCCACCTGGGGCGCGCCGAGCGCGGTCACCAAACCGTCGGCACCCGCCTCGGCCGCCTCCGCGAGCCGCTCCGTGGAACTGGGCCACGGACGGCTGCGCAACCTCGGCACCGGTCTCTGCCTCGACCTCCGGGGCGGAGTGCCGAGGCCCGGCGCGGCGACCGTGCTCGCGGGTTGCTCGACCGCCGGATCACAGCAGTGGTCGTACCAGAACGACGGACTGCTCCGCAGCGCCGACGACCCCATGCTCTGTCTGGACTCCCCTGCCGATGAAGGCGCGGTCGTGCTCGCCGACTGCCTGGTGCACGCCGGCGAGGTGCGCTACGACCTCACCGTGCACGGTGAACTCCTGCTCCGCAGCGGCAAGGAGCGCGTGGTCGCGCCCGGTCACGGTAAGGAAGTGACCGTCGAGGAACGGGACGGGTCCGCCGAGCAGCAGTGGCAGTTCGATGCCGGGAAGGCCGAAGAGGCCGAGCCCAAGAAGAGGCAGGCGGAGGAACAGGAACCGTACGAGACACGCGTCGCCCAGGTCGACAGCCGTACACAACCCGAACCGAACCCCGTGGAACAGGCCGCGTCCCTCCCGGCCGATGCGCTGGACAGGGTCTCCACGGTCACCGAGCTGCTTTCCTAG
- a CDS encoding DUF4442 domain-containing protein, with product MSIGELLAATVPMVRTLNLQYLETTPEKAVLVLPDQSEYRNHVGGPHAGAMFTLGESASGAIVLAAFGDQLSRAVPLPVTAEIAFKKIALGSVTATATLGRPIDEVVAELDAGQRPEFPVAVAIQREDGAVTTEMTVVWTLRPNS from the coding sequence ATGTCGATCGGCGAGTTGCTCGCCGCCACGGTGCCGATGGTTCGGACGCTGAACCTGCAGTACCTGGAGACCACCCCGGAGAAGGCCGTACTGGTCCTGCCGGACCAGAGCGAGTACCGCAACCATGTCGGCGGCCCGCACGCCGGGGCCATGTTCACGCTGGGGGAGTCGGCCAGCGGTGCCATCGTGCTCGCGGCCTTCGGGGACCAGCTGTCGCGGGCTGTGCCGCTGCCGGTGACCGCGGAGATCGCGTTCAAGAAGATCGCCCTCGGTTCGGTGACCGCGACGGCGACGCTGGGGCGGCCGATCGACGAGGTCGTCGCCGAGCTGGACGCGGGGCAGCGGCCGGAGTTTCCGGTGGCTGTCGCCATCCAGCGGGAGGACGGTGCGGTCACGACCGAGATGACCGTTGTGTGGACGCTGCGTCCCAACAGCTGA
- a CDS encoding MFS transporter → MATRPRRGDSREVKPTIPLRRPTWAGRNYSLLTASAVVTNLGSHGALIAAAFAVLEAGGDGGDVGLVAAARTLPLVLFLLIGGAVADRLPRHRVMVAANALNCLSQAAFAVLVLTGEPHLWQMMLLTALGGTGHAFFSPAAEGMLMSSVSGEQVSRAFAVFRMAMQGAAVGGAALGGAMVAAIGPGWVLAADAVAFAVAGSLRAFLDVGHIAPRAPGGGLLSDLREGWREFTGRPWLWAVVVQFSIANAVVGAADAVYGPLVARDHLGGAGPWGLALGFFGAGTVAGALLMTRWKPRRLLLAGTLCVFPLALPSAALAIPTSVGVLCAVMFLTGVTLEVFGVSWMTALHQEIPEDKLSRVSAYDWFGSVALVPLTTALAGPAESAFGRTSALWGCAVLVVVVTAAVLCVPDVRNLRRRTKQVTAAAAQPSADAESPVGGLG, encoded by the coding sequence TTGGCAACTCGGCCCCGCCGCGGCGATAGTCGCGAGGTGAAGCCCACCATCCCGCTCCGCCGCCCGACCTGGGCGGGCCGCAACTACTCCCTGCTGACCGCGTCCGCGGTCGTGACCAACCTCGGCAGCCACGGCGCGCTCATCGCCGCCGCGTTCGCCGTACTGGAGGCGGGCGGGGACGGCGGCGACGTGGGCCTGGTGGCGGCCGCCCGGACTCTGCCGCTCGTGCTGTTCCTGTTGATCGGCGGAGCCGTGGCCGATCGGCTGCCCCGGCACCGGGTGATGGTCGCGGCCAACGCCCTGAACTGTCTGTCGCAGGCCGCCTTCGCGGTGCTGGTCCTGACCGGCGAGCCGCATCTGTGGCAGATGATGCTGCTGACCGCGCTCGGCGGCACCGGCCACGCGTTCTTCTCCCCCGCGGCCGAGGGCATGCTGATGTCGTCGGTCAGCGGCGAGCAGGTGAGCCGCGCGTTCGCCGTCTTCCGGATGGCCATGCAGGGCGCGGCGGTCGGCGGCGCCGCGCTGGGCGGTGCGATGGTCGCCGCGATCGGGCCCGGCTGGGTGCTCGCCGCGGACGCCGTCGCCTTCGCCGTCGCCGGCTCGCTGCGCGCCTTCCTCGACGTCGGCCATATCGCGCCGCGCGCACCGGGCGGCGGTCTGCTCTCCGATCTGAGGGAGGGCTGGCGGGAGTTCACCGGCCGGCCGTGGCTGTGGGCGGTCGTCGTGCAGTTCTCGATCGCGAACGCGGTGGTCGGCGCGGCGGACGCGGTCTACGGTCCGCTCGTCGCCCGGGACCATCTGGGCGGCGCCGGACCCTGGGGCCTGGCCCTGGGCTTCTTCGGCGCGGGCACGGTCGCCGGCGCCCTGCTGATGACCCGCTGGAAGCCGCGCCGTCTGCTCCTCGCCGGCACCCTGTGCGTCTTCCCCCTGGCCCTGCCGTCGGCGGCGCTCGCGATCCCCACCTCGGTCGGTGTTCTGTGCGCCGTGATGTTCCTCACCGGCGTGACCCTGGAGGTGTTCGGCGTCAGCTGGATGACCGCCCTCCACCAGGAGATACCGGAGGACAAGCTCTCCCGGGTCTCCGCCTACGACTGGTTCGGCTCGGTCGCCCTGGTCCCGCTGACCACCGCTCTGGCGGGCCCGGCGGAGTCGGCGTTCGGGCGGACCTCGGCGCTGTGGGGCTGCGCCGTACTGGTCGTCGTGGTCACGGCGGCGGTGCTGTGCGTACCGGACGTACGGAATCTGCGCCGCCGTACCAAGCAGGTGACCGCGGCCGCCGCACAGCCGTCAGCCGATGCTGAAAGCCCCGTCGGGGGGCTCGGGTGA
- a CDS encoding spermidine synthase — MTESLPVTRAVDHGTAKLMPDIDRERAWLLTVDGAPQSYVDLDEPTHLEFEYARRLGHVLDVVGDPGQALDVLHLGGGALTLPRYVAATRPGSRQDVVEADRGLLELVVEQLPVPEGIALHAADARAWIEAAPADSVDVLVADVFGGSRVPAHLTSLAYARAAERVVRGTGVYLANLADAAPFGFLRSQLATFAAVFEELALIAEPGVLRGRRFGNAVLVASQQPVDLAALTRLTASDAFPARVEHGPGLREFIGGARPVRDEDAVPSPEPPDGAFSIG, encoded by the coding sequence GTGACCGAATCTCTCCCTGTGACCAGGGCCGTCGACCACGGAACCGCCAAGCTCATGCCCGATATCGACCGTGAACGGGCCTGGCTGCTCACCGTCGACGGGGCGCCTCAGTCGTACGTCGATCTCGACGAGCCGACCCATCTGGAGTTCGAGTACGCGCGGCGGCTCGGGCATGTGCTGGATGTGGTCGGCGATCCGGGGCAGGCGTTGGACGTGCTGCATCTCGGGGGTGGGGCGCTCACGCTGCCTCGGTATGTGGCCGCCACCCGGCCGGGGTCCCGGCAGGATGTGGTCGAGGCGGATCGGGGGCTGCTGGAGCTCGTCGTCGAACAGCTGCCCGTCCCCGAGGGGATCGCGCTGCATGCGGCGGACGCCCGGGCCTGGATCGAGGCCGCGCCCGCCGACTCCGTGGACGTGCTGGTCGCCGATGTCTTCGGGGGATCCCGCGTTCCGGCGCATCTGACGTCCCTGGCCTACGCCCGTGCGGCCGAGCGCGTGGTGCGGGGGACCGGGGTCTATCTCGCCAACCTCGCCGATGCCGCGCCCTTCGGGTTCCTGCGGTCCCAACTCGCCACCTTCGCGGCCGTGTTCGAGGAGCTGGCGTTGATCGCCGAGCCGGGGGTGCTGCGGGGGCGGCGGTTCGGCAATGCCGTGCTCGTGGCCTCGCAGCAGCCCGTCGACCTCGCCGCCCTGACCCGGCTCACCGCCTCGGACGCCTTTCCGGCGCGGGTCGAACACGGGCCGGGCCTGCGGGAGTTCATCGGTGGGGCGCGGCCGGTGCGGGACGAGGACGCCGTTCCGTCACCCGAGCCCCCCGACGGGGCTTTCAGCATCGGCTGA
- the tuf gene encoding elongation factor Tu produces MSKTAYIRTKPHLNIGTMGHVDHGKTTLTAAITKVLAERGSGTFVPFDRIDRAPEEAARGITINIAHVEYETDTRHYAHVDMPGHADYVKNMVTGAAQLDGAILVVSALDGIMPQTAEHVLLARQVGVDHVVVALNKADAADEELVELVELEVRDLLTAHGYGGDTAPVVRVSGLRALEGDPKWTAAVEALLDAVDTYVPLPERYVDGPFLLPVENVLTITGRGTVVTGAVERGTVRVGDRVEVLGAGLETVVTGVETFGKPMEEAQAGDSVALLLRGVPRDAVRRGHVVAAPGTVVPRSRFTARVYVLSAREGGRTTAVSTGYRPQFYIRTADVVGDVDLGEVGVARPGDTVTMTVELGREVPLEPGLGFAIREGGRTVGAGTVTGVV; encoded by the coding sequence ATGTCCAAGACGGCTTACATCCGCACCAAACCGCATCTCAACATCGGCACGATGGGCCATGTCGACCACGGCAAGACCACCCTCACCGCCGCCATCACCAAGGTCCTCGCCGAGCGCGGCAGCGGCACCTTCGTGCCGTTCGACCGCATCGACCGCGCCCCGGAGGAGGCCGCGCGCGGTATCACCATCAACATCGCGCACGTCGAGTACGAGACCGACACCCGGCACTACGCCCATGTCGACATGCCGGGCCATGCCGACTACGTCAAGAACATGGTCACCGGCGCCGCGCAGCTCGACGGGGCGATCCTCGTCGTCTCCGCGCTCGACGGGATCATGCCGCAGACAGCCGAACATGTGCTGCTCGCCCGCCAGGTGGGCGTGGACCACGTGGTCGTCGCGCTGAACAAGGCGGACGCGGCGGACGAGGAGCTCGTGGAACTGGTCGAGCTGGAGGTTCGTGACCTGCTCACCGCGCACGGGTACGGGGGTGACACCGCGCCTGTCGTACGGGTCTCCGGGCTTCGCGCGCTGGAGGGGGACCCCAAGTGGACGGCGGCCGTCGAGGCGCTGCTGGACGCGGTGGACACGTACGTTCCGCTGCCGGAGCGGTATGTGGACGGGCCGTTTCTGTTGCCTGTCGAGAACGTGCTGACCATTACTGGGCGGGGGACCGTCGTCACGGGCGCCGTCGAGCGGGGCACGGTGCGGGTCGGTGACCGGGTCGAGGTGCTCGGGGCCGGGCTTGAGACCGTCGTCACCGGAGTCGAGACCTTCGGGAAGCCGATGGAGGAGGCGCAGGCCGGGGACAGCGTGGCGTTGCTGCTGCGGGGGGTTCCTCGGGATGCCGTTCGGCGGGGGCATGTGGTGGCCGCGCCGGGGACTGTGGTGCCGCGGAGTCGTTTCACGGCGCGGGTGTATGTGCTGTCGGCTCGTGAGGGCGGTCGTACGACTGCGGTTTCCACGGGGTATCGGCCGCAGTTCTACATTCGTACGGCGGATGTGGTCGGGGACGTCGATCTCGGTGAGGTGGGCGTTGCTCGGCCTGGGGACACCGTCACGATGACTGTTGAGCTGGGGCGTGAGGTTCCGTTGGAGCCCGGGCTTGGATTTGCCATCCGTGAGGGTGGGCGGACTGTCGGTGCGGGGACCGTGACCGGCGTCGTATGA